TCCGATCCAAACGTTGCCTACGATCTGCTCTCTCAATTGGATGAGGTGGTCCCTTTGCGCGGTATTTATCATCATCCTGAAGGAAACGCCGCTGCACACATCAAGGCCAGTCTGCTTGGTTTCTCGGAGACCCTGTTCATATCTGCTGGTCGTCTTCTTCTGGGCACCTGGCAGGCGCTCTTCCTTTGTGAATTCGATGGCCCCAGGCAACGATCAGTCTACGTGAAGATTGTGCCCGCCTGATTCAGAGGGTTGACGAAGAATTGCTTAACAGTCTCAGAACTTACCCTTTTGAGGGGTTGTAAAGGATAGTTCATTGCTGATGGGATGGGGAGGTGAAAAGAAATGGCAAACTACGACTTAATCATCGTTGGGGGAGGCCCGGCTGGGTTAACGGCTGGGATTTACGCCTGTCGAAGTAGACTTAACACCCTTCTTATCGAGAAGGGGTTGCCTGGGGGTCAAACAGCAACTATCGAGCGTATCGAGAACTACCCGGGCTTTGAGGAGATCAGTGGACTGGAGCTTTCCAATCGCCTGGAATCCCAGGCCAAGCGTTTTGGCTTGGAGATAACCCTTGAGGAGGTGACGAGTTTAGCTGTGCAGGAGGAGCGCCGTCTCGTCTTTGCGGTGGGAGAGCGGTACGAAGCCAAGGCGGTCATCATTGCTAGCGGGGCTCAGCCAACCAAACTCGGTGTGCCAGGGGAGGAGGAGTACCGTGGGAGAGGTGTTTCCTATTGTGCCACGTGTGATGGGGCCTTTTTTGAGGGGGCGAGGGTGGCTGTTGTTGGTGGTGGCGACTCGGCTATCCAGGAGGCTGATTATCTGACGCGGTTCGCCAGCAAGCTAATCGTAATCCACCGTCGTGACGCTCTAAGGGCCACGAAGGTCCTTCAGGAGCGCGCCCTGGCTAATCCTAAAATAGAGTTTCGCTGGAACAGCGTGGTCGAGGAGATTCAAGGTAATGACATGGTGACCAAGTTGATCCTGCGGAATGTAAAGGATGGGACGCGAGGGGAGTTGCCTGTAGATGGTGTCTTCGTCTATGTAGGCATTCGTCCCAATACGGAGTTCCTGCGCGGCACCGTTGACCTGGACCCACAGGGTTACATTGTGACTAATGCGCGAATGGAGACTAATGTGCCTGGCGTCTACGCCGCGGGTGATGTGCGCCAAAAGCACCTACGCCAGATCGTCACTGCCGCGGCCGATGGGGCCATCGCTGCTATGGCCGCCGATCACTATCTCGCCACTCAAAGAAAATAGCGTTAGAGGCCGCTGCCTCGGGAGGTCAAGGGTCCTAGGACTCTGCCCTAACGATTTTCCCCTCTTCTCTTGCGGGACGAGGTGTGTCCGCCCTTGGCGGACGGGAGAGAGGGAGAGGGAGAGGGTGTTCCTTGATATAACAGCCACAGCCTGTTACTATTTAGTAGGATAGCATCATAGATGTACCCTAAAGTTAGTTTTGATCTTACAGCAGAGGTGGGGTTACTAGGATGTGGTGGTTAAAGGCGTGCCCTAAATGTGGGGGCGATTTAATGGAAGAGCACGACCATTATGGCAAATATATAAAATGTTTTCAGGGCGGAAGAACTGCGCAAAGAGCACAAAAGTGCCTGTAACACAGGGCTGAGTCGTGAGTGTGATGGCGATATCTGAAGAGGTTCTAAGCTGGCAAGATAGAGCTCGGCGTGTTGCCTGGGGCATCCGCAAGCGTGTACTAGAGCACACTATCGCCAGCAACGGCGGCTATCTCAGCCAGGCCTGTTCTTCAGCTGAAATCCTGGCTACTCTTTATATCAAAGTTATGAAGCTGGGGCCAAGTCAGGCGCCTATGCTCCCCCCGCCGTTTCCTGGCGTTCCTGGCAAGGATAATCCTCATTACTTCACTGGAGCGGGCTATAATGGACCAAAGGCTCCTGACTTGGATCGTTTCTTCCTTTCCCCTGCGCACTACGCTCTTGCCCTTTATGCCACGCTCATCGAAGTTGGCCGTATGGCTCCTGAAGGCCTGGCCATGTTCAACAAAGATGGTAGCTCGGTGGAGATGATCGGGGCAGAACATTCGCCGGGCATGGAGGTCACCTGCGGCTCTCTCGGCCAGACACTCAGCCAGGCCGCTGGCATCGCCCTAGCGCGCAAGCTGCATGGCGAGACCGGGCGCGTGTGGGTGTTCATGTCCGATGGTGAGTTCCAGTCGGGCCAGACGTGGGAAGCAATGCAGGTCCTCCCCTTCTACAATCTGGACAATGTGGGCGTCTATGTGGACGTGAATGGCCAACAGTGCGACGGCAAGATGGAAGATGTGATGAGGATTGAACCCCTTCGGAGTCGAGCAGAGGCTTTTGGGGCGCGTGTCTTTCAGGTGGATGGGCACGATGTAAATGCATTGGCTGCCCCTGCTGAAATGCCTACGGACGGCAGGCCGCTTGTTATCCTTGCCTATACCAATCCCTGCCAGGGCATCGGCCTGCTAGAGGCACGCCGTCCAAGACTACACTACGTGCGCTTCAAGGACGAAGAAGAACGCGCAAAGTACGCGGCCGTCCTGGCAAAAATGTAGCTGCGGGAAACTCTCAAGACTAGGATCGGTGCTCTATGGAAGTCATGTCACGTGTACACGCTCGCAACCTGGTCGAGTGGGCTAGGGATAAGCCGGAAGTGGTTGTGCTCTCCGCTGACCTGACTGGCTCGACGGAGATCGATCTCTTCCGCGATGCCTACCCCGACCGCTTCTTTTCGATGGGCATGGCTGAGCAGAATATGATGAGCTTCGCTGGCGGGTTGGCCCGCGAGGGATTCTACCCCTTTGTGCACACCTTCGCCGTGTTTATTTACCGACGGGCGTATGACCAAATTGCTGCCTCCATCGCCTACCCCAATCTGCCGGTGCGCATTTTTGGTTTCCTGCCCGGTGTTACTACACCAGGTGGCGCTACTCATCAGGCAATCGAAGATATTGCCGTGATGTGTGCCCTGCCCAACATGACGATTCTAGAGGTTGGTGATGCCACCGATGTAGAAACGATGCTGGATGTGGCGCAGTCGATCAATGGCCCGCTGTATGTGCGCATGCTGCGTGGTGAAATTCCGCGCCTCTTCTCCAAAACTGAGCCATTACGTCTGGGCCAGGCACGTATACTGAGCACCGGCGCCGACATCGTCCTGTTCTCCTCGGGCATCTGTACCGAAGAAGCTATGCGGGCCACTCAGGCGTTGGCCGCCCGAGGCGTTTCGGTTCAGCATATGCATATCTCCACACTCAAACCCTTCAAGGACCCGGCTGTGCTTGAGGCTGCCGCCCAAGCGCGCTATGGTATGATAACGATGGAGAATCACACCATCCTTGGCGGACTGGGCACCTGTGTAGCCGAAATGATGGCCGAAGCTGGCATAGGCAAAAGGCTGGTTAGGGTTGGCATCAGAGATACTTTCCTCCACGGGGCCAGCAGACCGTACTTGATGAAGAAGTACGGCTTGGATGCCATGGCCCTCATCCGCGCAGTCGAAAAACTGCTCGACACGACCTTTGGCATCACAGAAGCGGACCTGGCGGCCATCCGTCTCGAATCTGTGCACAGCGCAGCGAAGGCAGAAGCGCTCTGATGCTATCCGCCATGGCTTTGGCGCTATCTGGGGAGCGCTTCAGAGTAGTCTATCGTCTAACTGGCGACGAAAGCGACGCCCGCGCCAAAGCGGAGGATATCTGTCTAGAGCAGACCGTCGAATTCCCAAGTGACCTTGTCCCGGCAGGCCCCATTCGGGACCACATCGTTGGGCGCATCGAGTCTTTCGAGGCGCTTGGCCCAGGTCATTTTGAGGCGGTAGTCAGCTTTGCTATTGAGACAGTTGGGCTCGAGCTAACCCAGCTCATCAGCGTTATCTTTGGCAACATCAGCCTCAAGCCAGGCATTCGCGTTGAGCGCCTGGAACTGCCCGAACGTTTACTGCAGGTGTTCAAAGGTCCGCGTTTTGGGCGGGAGGGATTGCGAGCTGGGCTGGGCGTGCCTGAACGACCCTTGCTGTGCACTGCGCTCAAACCTATGGGGCTTTCAGCCAAAGAACTGGCCCAGTTAGCCTACCAGTTTGCCCTGGGTGGAATTGACATCATCAAGGACGATCACGGGTTGGCAGATCAACCGTTCGCCCCTTATCGGGAACGCCTACAACGCTGTGTTGAAGCAGTGGAGCGGGCCAATCGGGAGACTGGGCAAAAGTGTATCTATGTGCCAAACATTACCGCGCCTGATGATGAGATTGTAGAAAAGGCTTTGTTTGCCAGGCAGACAGGTGCAGGCGGTCTACTCATCGCGCCTGGCTTGACTGGCTTGGATACCATGCGCCGTTTGGCTGACGACGACCGCATCGCTCTGCCCATCGTGAGTCATCCGGCTTTCCAGGGCAGCTTCGTCACCAGCCCTGATAGTGGTATCTCTCACTACACGCTCTTCGGCCAGATGGCTAGGTTAGCTGGCGCCGACGCCAGTATCTTTCCCAACTATGGCGGTCGGTTCGCATTTAACCGTGAGGAATGCCGAAGCATCGCTGCGGGCACGGCTGTGTCCATGGGACATATCAAGCCTATTTTCCCTACGCCCGGTGGCGGCATGAGCCTATCGCGTGTGCCCGAGATGCTGGGAATCTACGGGCGTGAGGTCATCTTCCTGATCGGTGGGGGACTGCACAAGCATGGCCCCGATCTGGTGGAAAACTGCCGCTATTTCCGTCAGTTGGTCGAAGAGATGTAATCTGCCTTTGGTAGCGCTAAAGACGATATTTCATAAGGAGGGTGTTGATGACACTGCAAGACAAACGAGTCGCCATTTTAGTGGAGGACGAATTCGAGGATAGCGAACTCCTTGAACCCCTGAAGGCGATGCGCGAGAGAGGAGCTCAGGTAACTGTGGTTGGTAGCGGCGCTAAGGACACTTATAAGGGGAAAAGAGGCGCTACTATCAGGGCTGATACCACAGCCGATAAGGTGGAAGCACAGATGTTTGATGCCATCATCGTACCCGGCGGACATGCCCCAGACAAGATGCGCCTCTCCCAGCCGATGATCGACCTGGTGAAGCAAGCCTATGTCCAAGGCAAGGTGATCGCCGCTATCTGTCATGGGCCGCAGCTCTTAATCTCAGCCGATATACTGCGTGGACACACGCTCACCAGCTGGCTCTCCGTGGCCGTGGATATAAAGAATGCTGGAGCCAACTGGGTTGATCAGCCCGTGGTCAAGGATGGCAACCTGATCACCTCGCGCAAACCGGCCGACCTGCCTCAGTTTAACCAGGCCATCATCGAGACCTTAGCCACAGGATAATATTCCGGCGCGGAGATCAAGAAGGGCGCCGCCCTACTGGGATCGTATAGGGATGGAAGCCAATAACCAGATCCCGTTCTCCCACAGGGATGATCGGGTGGTCCAGGGGGAATCCCTCCATGGAGTCCGCCGAAGGCGGATGCCCTAGCCCCTTCTTTTCCCCCTCTCCCGTCCTTCCACGGAAGGACGGGAGAGGGGGTCAGGGGCTATCATTGACATAATAGCTAAAGTCTGTTAATATTGAAATAGAATCATGGCTGTACCCTGATTAGTTTGGGTTCTATAATGGAGGTGGGGTTACTGATGTGGTTAAAGGCGTGCCCCAAGTGTGGGGGCGATTTGATGGAAGAACACGACCATTATGGCAAATATATAAAATGTTTTCAGTGTGGACGGATGCTTACTGAGGCCGAGGAATCTCGCTTGCGCGCCTCGGCCGCTTTTCCTATCCCTACGCCTATTCCAGCAGATATCTCGATGGAGGCTCCAACACGACGGAAGAGGGGACCGAAAAAGCGTCGCCCGGGGGCAATGGGGAAGGAACAAGGGCAGCGTAAAGTAGCTTAACCCTCCATTTCTGTGCCTGTGGTGCGGTCGAGTGCAGATCTTGCCGTGGGGGAAGCGACCCCTATTCCGGCTAAACTTTGAGCTGTTGCTTATTTGGAAGCCGTCTTGATCTTTATCGTCTTGGGCTTGGCTTCCTCGGCCTTGGGTAGATGCAGCCTCAACACGCCATGTTCGAAGGTGGCCTCCGCCTTGTCAGACTGGATGGAGGTGGGTATCGTCAATTCGCGATAGAAGCGGCCATAACGCTGCTCACGGCGAATGTAATCCTCCCGCTTTATCTCCTGCTCGGCTTTGCGTTCGCCTTTGATGCACACTGTGTTGCCCGTGATGCTGATGTCGATATCCTCAGGCTTAACCCCCGGAACAGGCGCTTCAAGGATGATCTCGTTGGGCGTCTCGTACATATCTACAGTCAGCAGCTGCTCACCGGCGAATTCCCTCGGCCAGAAGGGCGGTCTGATGAAGCTCTCCTCGAAGAGGCGATCCATTGCCTCTCGCAGTGACACTAATTCTCGAAACGGTTCCCAGCGTGTTATAGACATTTGCTTTTTACCTCCTTTTCTCAACAAGATGAGGGTGATTTTATTATGGCCGCTTCCCCCGTCTCATTGGTGAAAGGTGCCCTCACCCCCGCTGGCTTTGCAGGAGGCAGCTAGGGGCTACGTGGTGATTACCCCTACTGGAGAACAGCCCAGTCCCCCTGTCTACCACGGGCAGGCCATCAGAAAGGCTTCGCCCCTCTGCGCTCCTGGTCAACCGTGGGAGGGAGTTGAACCTTCCCCCACAATCCATATTATAACAAAGCTCTCGGAGACCTTCAATCTAGCGTGTTCAGAGAGCGTCGAATATCTCCCTTCAAACCCCCCGCAGGGGATTCAAGGTAGCCCTGCAGGCTTTTTGTATTCTGGGGCACCCTCACCCCCTGACCCCCTCTCCCGCAAAGCGGGAGAGGGGGTAAAGAGAGCTAGGGCGGAGCCCTAGGACCCTCCCAGAAGGGATGTCCCCCCTTCTGGACTACCCCCTGCAGGAGGGTGGATCTAGGCTGTATTCCGCTTCACTCCAAGTGTCAGCTGCACCCCCTTGGCTCAACGGCCAGTTAACATAGCCATCAGCTTCCTGGCGTTAGATACAGCGTAGCCCTCGGCATCATTATTAAAATAGACGTAAACCTGAATGTTTTGTCTTACGTATTCCTTGATCCTCTGGGCCCAAATCTCGAGCTCCTCGTCGGAGTAGCCGATGGAATATGCCCCGCCATGCATCCGGATGTAGGTAAAATCGGCGGTGAGCTGCAAGTCCAGAGGCATGGTCGGATGATCAGGGAGACAAAGGGCACAATTGTGTTCACGTAGGGTGGCATAGACATTGAAACTTAGCCAGCTCGGGTGGCGGAATTCGAAGGCGTAACGCCGATTTGGTGGCAGTAGATTCAGGAAGGCTGAGAGACGCTCGATGTTCTTTCCCCAGTGGGGCGGGAACTGGAAGAGAATTACCCCCATCTTTGACCCGAGCCCGGCCGCGTTCTCCAGAAAACGTCCTAGCGGTTCCGCACAGTTAAGTAGCCGCTTGATGTGGGAGAGGTAACGACTGGCCTTGACAGCAAAGACGAAATCCTCGGGCGTTTGTTCCCGCCATGACTCGAAGTTAGCCCGGCTCGGGAGGTGATAGAAGGAATAGTTGATCTCCACGGTGGGGAAATGCGCTGTGTAAAATCTAAGTTGCTGGGCCTGCGGCAGCCCTTCAGGGTAAAAGATACCTTTCCAATGCTCGTAGACCCAACCAGAGGTGCCGATGAGAGGGTTGGTGTCCATCAGGCTCTTCCTTAACCATAGCCAAACCAGGCAATGACTTGGCTATGGCCATTATAAGCCTAGTGTAGGATGTACGTCAATGGATCGGGTGCCTGGGGCTGGCGCCAGGCTGATGGGTTAGAAGGCGCCTGAAGGATGGCCCTATCGTGTAGTATGCATGGGCATAATGATGTGGATATAGTCCTCACTGCTGACCGGTCGTATCACCCCCGGGCTGGAGGGGCTTGTTACCTCCAGGGCGACCTGACCACCCCCCAGGACCCCCAGGACATCGGACAGATACTTGGCGTTAAAGGCAATCTGTAGGCCTTCTCCCTCCACGATGGCGTCTATGCCTCCCACGGTATCGCCGATCTCCGCTGCCGTAGCGGTAACGATAATCTTGCCTGGTGTCAGCTCCTCACCCGGCACTAGTTGCAGCCGAACTATATTGGCCCCATCGCGGGCAAAGAGGGAAGCGATCTTGGCCGCACTGAGGAAATCAGACCGACCTAAGACGGCACGGGTTGTATACCGTTGAGGGATGACCTGTTGGTAGTTCGGGAAATTACCCTCAATCAGGCGGGAAACTAAATCGACGTTGCTCAGGTGGAAAAGCACCTGGGTCTTGTTCGGGGTGACTGTGATCTCGACCGGTTCCTCCTCGCCGCTCAGGATACGCGCTAGCTCCTGCAAGGCGCGGGCTGGTACGATGATAGACAGGGGTTGAGGTACCACTTGATCCAGGTTTACCTTGCGGACAGCCAAACGGAAGCCATCCGCCGCGGCTAGGGTTAAGGCCTCGCCCTCAAAGTTGGCCAGAACGCCGGCCAGGACGGGCCGGCTATCATCAGTGGCGGCAGCGAAAGCTACTTGGTTGATGGCCTCGTGGAGCAGTCCAGGCTCCACAGTTACGGTCGCCTTATCACCGATCTTCGGAATAGGAGGAAACTCCTCGGCATCTATGCCCTTCATGTTGGCTTCGTACCGAGCGCATCTCATGTTGAGGGACCGTGTCTGAGCGTTGAGAGTCATTTCGATCTTGTCGGGAGGCAGAGAGTTGACGAACTCGGTTAGAAGTCGAGCGGGGATGGTGATGGCTCCCTCCTCCTCTACCTTGGCTCCGATCCAACAGGTGATGCCTATCTCCAGGTTAGTGGCAGCCATCTTCAGACGTGACTCCTCGGTGGACAGCAGGATGTTGCTCGTAATGGGGAGTGTACTTCTGGTGGGTACAGCCCGGCCTACGACGGATAGCCCTTTAGCCAGGTTCTCTTGTAAGCAGGAAACTTTCACGGTCTCCAACCTCCTCTATATCCTAACAGGAGATGCCTCTCTCGCATTAGCTTAAGTATACAACGGATGAAATCGAACAGCAAGTTCAATCGGATCAATAACCACTCCTTTAGGCGACCCTCGCTCGAAAAGATCCCGTAGTAGGTAAGGCGAATAGGTGAGGCTAGCAGCACAAACCAAAGCAACGTCAGCTCTCTTGAACAGTGAAAGTCCGAGGCTGAACATACCTGTTGAAGCCGCAAGTAGGGCTAGGGCCACGATAAAGCGCCAGGCCAGTGGGTGTGGAACCCCCAAATCGTGTAGAGCATCCATGAAGAAGTACACCATTGGTGGGTAAAAAGAGAACAGAGGGCCGCCAAGCCCAGCATTAATTGGCTGCACCCAGCGCGGATAAAGCCAACCATCGGCACGGGCAGCTGAAAACACCACACTACGATAGATGTGGCATGTTGCTGCATCATAAGCATGCTCTTCCACAGGATGGACCAATGCCGGATAAACTGCAAAAATGGGCAGAAGAACGGCCAGAATCCAGGAGAATATTGGCCTTTCGTATCGTTTCATTAGTGACTGTCCATCCTCCACTCTGGGTTGGCTGGCCGAAATTTCACTTAACGAGATCGGCATATGCGCAGTGCCCGAAGGGCATTGAACGAAGCGTCGTGTATGCCGTGTTAGCGGCCGTGCTGCTCCAACCTGGCCAAGATAGTGTCTTCCGTTGCGTAGTTAAACCTCTCAGGATCAATTTTAGCGGGTGGATGTGCTCGCTCCCAGGCAATGGTCCGCCTGAGCGCTTCGTCTTGCGGCACAGGCTCGTCGTAACCCAGTTCATTTCGTATTCGGGTGGTGTCAGCGACAAGGTGTTGGTCTGTGTTGATGTCTGCCGCCAGATGGGCAGGCAGGTGGCCTTCAGGGACAACAACGACCTTGCCATTCCATCCTACTGCTTGCCCAATCGTTCTCACCCATTCAGCCATGGTAAGGGCTTCCCTCTCACCGACGTTGTAGACGCGACCTATGGAACGCTCGCCTGTCACGACCAGCGCTATAGCGGCGGCGACGTTTTCAACGTAGCCTCGTGTCCAACACCAGTTAGCCAGGCCTTTGCCCAATAAGATAGCAGGGCGGTTGTCGTCCATACGCTTCAAATATTCGAACAGGCTGTGCTGTTTGTCCCCTGGGCCGTAGACCGTTGGCAGTTGCAAGATCGTGCCGGGCAAGTCCGGATCGCCCATAACAGTTCGTTCGACCAATATCTTGTCATAGTCGTCTAACCATTGCCTTGGGTCTTCCTGATTTCGAGGAGTCTCGCCGCGATAAGGGTAGAGCTTCTGGCGCAGCGGTGCGTCCTCTGTCAGGGGCACGCGCTCTATGGGGCCGGACTCAATGCGGATGAGCGTTCCGTAGGCACGATAGACGTCCTGGCTGCTGATGGCTACCACCCGGCGGGCAAAGCCCTTGAACGTGCTCATGACCGTTCGAGCATCTTGTTCTGAGAAAGGGAACATGTCCAGCACAACCTGGGGAGCAAGGTGCTTTAACTCGCCGGCAAAATCTGCTAGGTGCCGCCGATCGCCCAGAATGTGCTCGACTCCAAGGGGCAAGTCGGCTTTAGTGTGACCACGGTGAAACAGGGTTATTTCATGGCCCATAGCGCACAGACGCATTACTACGTGTGGGCCGATGAAACCCGTTCCACCAATGGCCAGAATGCGCATAGCTCATGCTCCTTTCAGCATAGCAGCTAACGGGTTATATCCGTATTCCGGTTCGTATTAACCCTTCTGTTACGGCTGATACGAACTGTTTTTGGTCATTTCCGTCTTCCAGGAGATGTGTAGCAAAGTAGTGTCTCAGGGTGTGGGCACAATAAGCCAGCATTCAGTAGCGCCCAATATTTGGGTTCATCACTTCGGTAGCCGGGGAGACCTCCAGTACGTCACTATTATGTGTTTGCCATCGTTGGAAGTCAATGTGCCCTCCTGTTTCGCAGCAGACCCTCGCGCTTTGCCTCCAGGAGAGTGAATATCTCTTCCCAAATCCGCCTTTGGCGGATTCAAGGTAGCCCTGCGGGC
This portion of the Chloroflexota bacterium genome encodes:
- a CDS encoding secondary thiamine-phosphate synthase enzyme YjbQ produces the protein MTTRLIVVTREKVAVEDITARVQEVVKSSGVQDGVCYVFVPHTTAGITINDNSDPNVAYDLLSQLDEVVPLRGIYHHPEGNAAAHIKASLLGFSETLFISAGRLLLGTWQALFLCEFDGPRQRSVYVKIVPA
- the trxB gene encoding thioredoxin-disulfide reductase, with the translated sequence MANYDLIIVGGGPAGLTAGIYACRSRLNTLLIEKGLPGGQTATIERIENYPGFEEISGLELSNRLESQAKRFGLEITLEEVTSLAVQEERRLVFAVGERYEAKAVIIASGAQPTKLGVPGEEEYRGRGVSYCATCDGAFFEGARVAVVGGGDSAIQEADYLTRFASKLIVIHRRDALRATKVLQERALANPKIEFRWNSVVEEIQGNDMVTKLILRNVKDGTRGELPVDGVFVYVGIRPNTEFLRGTVDLDPQGYIVTNARMETNVPGVYAAGDVRQKHLRQIVTAAADGAIAAMAADHYLATQRK
- a CDS encoding transketolase, which codes for MAISEEVLSWQDRARRVAWGIRKRVLEHTIASNGGYLSQACSSAEILATLYIKVMKLGPSQAPMLPPPFPGVPGKDNPHYFTGAGYNGPKAPDLDRFFLSPAHYALALYATLIEVGRMAPEGLAMFNKDGSSVEMIGAEHSPGMEVTCGSLGQTLSQAAGIALARKLHGETGRVWVFMSDGEFQSGQTWEAMQVLPFYNLDNVGVYVDVNGQQCDGKMEDVMRIEPLRSRAEAFGARVFQVDGHDVNALAAPAEMPTDGRPLVILAYTNPCQGIGLLEARRPRLHYVRFKDEEERAKYAAVLAKM
- a CDS encoding transketolase, encoding MEVMSRVHARNLVEWARDKPEVVVLSADLTGSTEIDLFRDAYPDRFFSMGMAEQNMMSFAGGLAREGFYPFVHTFAVFIYRRAYDQIAASIAYPNLPVRIFGFLPGVTTPGGATHQAIEDIAVMCALPNMTILEVGDATDVETMLDVAQSINGPLYVRMLRGEIPRLFSKTEPLRLGQARILSTGADIVLFSSGICTEEAMRATQALAARGVSVQHMHISTLKPFKDPAVLEAAAQARYGMITMENHTILGGLGTCVAEMMAEAGIGKRLVRVGIRDTFLHGASRPYLMKKYGLDAMALIRAVEKLLDTTFGITEADLAAIRLESVHSAAKAEAL
- a CDS encoding RuBisCO large subunit C-terminal-like domain-containing protein is translated as MLSAMALALSGERFRVVYRLTGDESDARAKAEDICLEQTVEFPSDLVPAGPIRDHIVGRIESFEALGPGHFEAVVSFAIETVGLELTQLISVIFGNISLKPGIRVERLELPERLLQVFKGPRFGREGLRAGLGVPERPLLCTALKPMGLSAKELAQLAYQFALGGIDIIKDDHGLADQPFAPYRERLQRCVEAVERANRETGQKCIYVPNITAPDDEIVEKALFARQTGAGGLLIAPGLTGLDTMRRLADDDRIALPIVSHPAFQGSFVTSPDSGISHYTLFGQMARLAGADASIFPNYGGRFAFNREECRSIAAGTAVSMGHIKPIFPTPGGGMSLSRVPEMLGIYGREVIFLIGGGLHKHGPDLVENCRYFRQLVEEM
- a CDS encoding type 1 glutamine amidotransferase, whose translation is MTLQDKRVAILVEDEFEDSELLEPLKAMRERGAQVTVVGSGAKDTYKGKRGATIRADTTADKVEAQMFDAIIVPGGHAPDKMRLSQPMIDLVKQAYVQGKVIAAICHGPQLLISADILRGHTLTSWLSVAVDIKNAGANWVDQPVVKDGNLITSRKPADLPQFNQAIIETLATG
- a CDS encoding Hsp20/alpha crystallin family protein translates to MSITRWEPFRELVSLREAMDRLFEESFIRPPFWPREFAGEQLLTVDMYETPNEIILEAPVPGVKPEDIDISITGNTVCIKGERKAEQEIKREDYIRREQRYGRFYRELTIPTSIQSDKAEATFEHGVLRLHLPKAEEAKPKTIKIKTASK
- a CDS encoding DUF72 domain-containing protein: MDTNPLIGTSGWVYEHWKGIFYPEGLPQAQQLRFYTAHFPTVEINYSFYHLPSRANFESWREQTPEDFVFAVKASRYLSHIKRLLNCAEPLGRFLENAAGLGSKMGVILFQFPPHWGKNIERLSAFLNLLPPNRRYAFEFRHPSWLSFNVYATLREHNCALCLPDHPTMPLDLQLTADFTYIRMHGGAYSIGYSDEELEIWAQRIKEYVRQNIQVYVYFNNDAEGYAVSNARKLMAMLTGR
- the dnaN gene encoding DNA polymerase III subunit beta, whose protein sequence is MKVSCLQENLAKGLSVVGRAVPTRSTLPITSNILLSTEESRLKMAATNLEIGITCWIGAKVEEEGAITIPARLLTEFVNSLPPDKIEMTLNAQTRSLNMRCARYEANMKGIDAEEFPPIPKIGDKATVTVEPGLLHEAINQVAFAAATDDSRPVLAGVLANFEGEALTLAAADGFRLAVRKVNLDQVVPQPLSIIVPARALQELARILSGEEEPVEITVTPNKTQVLFHLSNVDLVSRLIEGNFPNYQQVIPQRYTTRAVLGRSDFLSAAKIASLFARDGANIVRLQLVPGEELTPGKIIVTATAAEIGDTVGGIDAIVEGEGLQIAFNAKYLSDVLGVLGGGQVALEVTSPSSPGVIRPVSSEDYIHIIMPMHTTR
- a CDS encoding NAD-dependent epimerase/dehydratase family protein, whose product is MRILAIGGTGFIGPHVVMRLCAMGHEITLFHRGHTKADLPLGVEHILGDRRHLADFAGELKHLAPQVVLDMFPFSEQDARTVMSTFKGFARRVVAISSQDVYRAYGTLIRIESGPIERVPLTEDAPLRQKLYPYRGETPRNQEDPRQWLDDYDKILVERTVMGDPDLPGTILQLPTVYGPGDKQHSLFEYLKRMDDNRPAILLGKGLANWCWTRGYVENVAAAIALVVTGERSIGRVYNVGEREALTMAEWVRTIGQAVGWNGKVVVVPEGHLPAHLAADINTDQHLVADTTRIRNELGYDEPVPQDEALRRTIAWERAHPPAKIDPERFNYATEDTILARLEQHGR